One part of the Salinimonas iocasae genome encodes these proteins:
- a CDS encoding YciI family protein, translated as MLYMICATDAPDSLEKRLSVRPDHLARLELLKDDGRLVMAGPFPAIDSPDPGPAGFTGSLVVAEFESLEDAQQWADDDPYVKAGVYAEVIVKPYKKVLP; from the coding sequence ATGCTTTATATGATTTGCGCTACCGACGCGCCTGATAGTCTTGAAAAGCGACTTAGTGTGCGTCCTGATCACCTGGCAAGGCTTGAATTGCTTAAAGATGACGGCAGGCTTGTAATGGCCGGGCCCTTTCCGGCGATTGATTCACCCGATCCCGGCCCTGCCGGGTTCACCGGCTCATTAGTTGTCGCCGAATTTGAATCCTTAGAGGATGCGCAACAATGGGCGGATGATGACCCGTACGTAAAGGCGGGTGTTTACGCTGAAGTGATAGTAAAGCCGTATAAGAAGGTCCTGCCATAA
- a CDS encoding aminodeoxychorismate/anthranilate synthase component II: MSQAVTVFLLDNIDSFTYNLVDELRTLDLNIVVYRNTVDARTLFERMQAQAEHSAVLLLLSPGPGAPHEAGCMPELLKRVEGVFPVLGICLGHQAIVHHYGGTIGRAEQVMHGKSSMITHNGSVLFNGLPQPLQVARYHSLVATSLPECLTPVATCAALSMAVLHENHRMLGFQFHPESILSAQGSQLLKQSIGFLTQQGAPDV, encoded by the coding sequence ATGAGTCAGGCCGTAACCGTTTTTTTATTGGATAATATCGACTCATTTACCTACAACCTTGTGGATGAGCTCAGAACCCTGGATCTGAATATTGTTGTTTATCGCAATACGGTTGATGCCCGGACACTGTTTGAACGTATGCAGGCTCAGGCTGAACATTCGGCGGTATTGTTATTGCTTTCCCCCGGCCCGGGAGCACCGCACGAGGCAGGCTGTATGCCGGAGTTACTTAAGCGGGTAGAAGGCGTTTTTCCAGTGCTGGGAATCTGTCTGGGCCACCAGGCAATTGTGCACCACTATGGCGGTACAATAGGCAGAGCAGAGCAAGTCATGCACGGGAAATCTTCAATGATCACTCATAACGGCAGCGTACTTTTTAATGGTTTGCCGCAGCCATTGCAGGTCGCACGTTATCACTCTTTGGTGGCAACCTCTTTGCCGGAGTGTCTGACGCCGGTTGCGACCTGTGCAGCACTGTCCATGGCGGTACTGCATGAAAACCATCGTATGCTGGGATTCCAGTTTCATCCCGAGTCCATTTTAAGTGCCCAGGGAAGTCAGTTACTTAAGCAGAGTATTGGCTTTCTCACCCAACAAGGAGCGCCTGATGTTTGA
- a CDS encoding response regulator transcription factor codes for MRILVVEDDSRLLTQLDKLLQDNGYSVDLADSGDHGLFLATEHPYDAAIIDVGLPVIDGFELIRSARQQQVKTPVLILTARDRWQEKVEGLDAGADDYLTKPFHNEELLARVKALIRRAAGQANPVIARGPVTLDTVSQQLKVNDRLLDLTAYEYRVMEYLMLNPEKTVSKTELTEHIYDQDFDLDSNVIEVFIGRLRKKIDPDGVLQPIETLRGRGYRINPQL; via the coding sequence ATGCGGATATTAGTGGTTGAAGACGACAGTCGTTTACTGACTCAGTTAGATAAATTACTTCAGGATAACGGTTACAGTGTTGATTTGGCAGATTCTGGCGATCACGGTTTGTTTCTGGCTACTGAGCATCCCTATGATGCTGCTATTATCGATGTCGGCCTGCCGGTGATAGATGGCTTTGAATTAATTAGGAGTGCCCGCCAGCAACAGGTAAAAACGCCAGTACTAATCCTGACCGCTCGGGATCGCTGGCAGGAAAAAGTCGAGGGACTCGATGCTGGTGCAGACGATTACTTAACCAAACCGTTTCACAATGAGGAATTACTGGCCCGAGTAAAAGCGCTTATTCGGCGCGCCGCCGGTCAGGCAAACCCTGTAATAGCAAGGGGGCCTGTTACACTGGATACCGTTTCACAACAATTAAAGGTCAATGACAGGTTGCTGGACCTGACAGCCTATGAGTACCGGGTGATGGAATACCTGATGCTTAATCCGGAAAAAACGGTATCAAAGACTGAGCTGACCGAACATATCTATGATCAGGACTTTGACCTGGACAGTAATGTGATTGAAGTCTTCATTGGCCGGCTACGCAAAAAAATTGACCCGGATGGCGTGCTTCAGCCCATTGAGACATTGCGAGGCCGGGGTTATCGAATCAATCCCCAGCTATGA
- the trpCF gene encoding bifunctional indole-3-glycerol-phosphate synthase TrpC/phosphoribosylanthranilate isomerase TrpF translates to MANVLEKIVENKRQELIALKSQLSIDIVKDGLQPSQKSLFTALAEPEAGFILECKKASPSKGLIRDPFNLDEIIDAYAPHAAAISVLTDEKYFQGSYDNLKHVTDRVAQPVLNKDFFIDPYQVYLARYYQADAILLMLSVLSDNQYTELAEIADSLGLDILTEVSNEDEMRRAIALKASIIGINNRNLRDLSTDLGRTETLVPMLEDADHDFVVISESGIYTHNDVVRLSPYCDGFLVGSALMAQRDLPRAVKSLIFGAVKVCGITDADAASAAFTAGASYAGFIFAPQSPRALSVASARQIAEAVPGSYVGVFVDASIEDIIQAAETIGLSAVQLHNNTDAEFRQTLREQLPETCQLWQVVGVADAMPDSVTTLLEDDTIDYVLLDTRVGTQTGGTGKQFDWSLLSSLADTSRIILAGGISPDSIVEARDTGAAIIDVSSGVESSPGKKSAEKIQTLFSNLRNY, encoded by the coding sequence ATGGCTAATGTACTTGAAAAGATTGTCGAGAATAAGCGTCAGGAGTTAATTGCGCTTAAATCGCAACTCTCTATCGATATTGTTAAAGACGGGCTGCAGCCTTCGCAAAAAAGCCTTTTTACAGCGCTTGCCGAACCCGAGGCGGGTTTTATCCTGGAATGCAAAAAAGCATCACCCTCAAAGGGACTGATCCGCGACCCGTTCAATCTGGATGAAATAATTGATGCCTACGCACCACATGCCGCTGCGATTTCGGTACTGACAGACGAAAAATATTTTCAGGGAAGCTATGACAACCTGAAGCATGTAACTGACAGAGTTGCCCAACCGGTTCTTAATAAAGATTTTTTCATCGACCCTTATCAGGTCTATCTGGCGCGCTACTATCAGGCAGATGCTATTTTGCTGATGTTAAGTGTATTAAGCGATAACCAATACACCGAACTTGCTGAGATTGCAGACAGTCTGGGACTGGATATCCTTACAGAGGTCAGCAACGAAGACGAGATGCGTCGGGCGATCGCACTGAAAGCCAGTATAATAGGCATCAATAATCGTAACCTGCGTGACTTAAGTACGGATCTCGGTCGCACTGAGACACTGGTTCCTATGCTCGAAGATGCTGACCATGACTTTGTTGTCATCTCAGAATCAGGCATTTATACCCATAACGATGTCGTGAGATTAAGCCCGTACTGCGACGGTTTTCTGGTTGGCAGCGCACTGATGGCACAGCGCGACCTGCCCAGGGCTGTAAAATCGTTAATCTTCGGCGCCGTAAAAGTGTGCGGTATCACCGATGCAGACGCAGCATCAGCTGCCTTTACTGCCGGAGCAAGTTATGCCGGATTTATTTTTGCACCCCAGTCACCTCGCGCACTCTCGGTTGCTTCAGCCCGGCAAATAGCAGAGGCTGTACCAGGCAGTTATGTCGGTGTATTCGTAGACGCGTCAATTGAAGACATCATCCAGGCTGCAGAGACTATCGGGCTCAGCGCTGTGCAACTGCATAACAATACTGATGCTGAATTTCGGCAGACGCTTCGTGAACAGTTACCTGAAACCTGTCAGTTGTGGCAGGTTGTAGGCGTTGCAGATGCAATGCCCGATAGTGTCACGACGCTGCTCGAAGACGATACTATTGACTACGTGCTGCTTGATACCAGAGTGGGAACACAAACAGGTGGCACCGGAAAACAGTTTGACTGGTCGTTGTTATCCAGCCTTGCCGACACATCACGCATCATTCTGGCAGGTGGCATTTCACCGGATAGTATTGTAGAGGCCAGGGACACTGGCGCCGCCATTATCGATGTGAGCTCTGGTGTTGAATCCTCGCCTGGAAAAAAATCGGCGGAAAAAATTCAGACCTTATTCAGCAATTTGCGAAATTATTAG
- a CDS encoding pyridoxamine 5'-phosphate oxidase family protein, with translation MSTDIRTKMWKEMADSPNVMLSLTDSDAPSEPMRAQLDKDADSEFWFYTTDSNRVASGGKAMVHFSSKGHDLYACIRGTLVQETRDEIIDKYWSNPVEAWYEKGKEDPSLRMMRFELDDAEIWEADPSFKGMFKMMSGKDIKPEEMGEHDKVKL, from the coding sequence ATGTCTACTGATATTCGAACAAAAATGTGGAAAGAGATGGCTGACAGCCCTAACGTCATGCTGAGCCTGACGGACTCTGATGCACCTTCAGAGCCGATGCGGGCGCAGCTTGATAAAGACGCAGACAGTGAGTTCTGGTTTTACACCACTGATTCAAACCGAGTTGCCTCAGGTGGCAAAGCAATGGTGCACTTTTCGAGCAAAGGGCATGATTTGTACGCCTGTATTCGAGGCACACTTGTTCAGGAAACCCGCGATGAGATCATTGATAAATACTGGTCAAATCCTGTAGAGGCCTGGTATGAAAAGGGTAAGGAAGATCCTTCATTAAGAATGATGCGGTTTGAGCTGGATGATGCTGAGATCTGGGAAGCAGATCCGAGTTTCAAAGGAATGTTTAAGATGATGTCTGGTAAGGATATCAAGCCTGAGGAAATGGGCGAGCACGACAAAGTAAAGTTGTAA
- a CDS encoding AI-2E family transporter — translation MELKSPTAKALIVLACLVVVLAGIKAASAIMVPFFLSGFIAIACSPLINWASRHHIPKWLSISLVIVLIVVIGFLLAGLVGQSLADFRQNLPQYRDQLDSEFNWVIDKLAAMNIHVDRDLITSQLDPGMAMSLATNFISGMGGVLSNLFLILLTVIFMLFEASSIPVRLHTALADPDMKMQYIDRFIRSVNSYLAIKTVVSLATGLIIGTWLYIMQVDHFLLWAVLAFMLNYIPNIGSIIAALPAVLIAFVQYGFASAGLAALGFVLVNTIMGNLIEPRLMGRGMGLSTLVVFLSLIFWGWLLGTVGMLLSVPLTMVVKIALESRSESRWLAILLSSASDKKAVA, via the coding sequence ATGGAACTGAAATCGCCCACCGCTAAAGCGTTGATAGTATTAGCTTGTCTTGTGGTTGTTCTGGCAGGGATTAAAGCAGCATCCGCGATCATGGTGCCATTTTTTCTGTCGGGATTTATCGCTATTGCCTGTAGCCCGCTGATTAACTGGGCATCGCGTCATCATATTCCCAAATGGTTATCGATATCGCTGGTGATTGTACTTATCGTGGTGATTGGTTTTCTGCTGGCCGGTCTGGTGGGGCAGTCTCTGGCTGATTTCAGGCAAAATCTTCCGCAGTATCGCGACCAGCTGGATAGTGAGTTTAACTGGGTCATTGATAAACTGGCGGCCATGAATATTCACGTTGACCGCGATCTGATTACCTCTCAGCTTGACCCGGGAATGGCGATGTCACTTGCTACGAATTTTATCAGCGGCATGGGGGGCGTGTTATCTAACCTGTTTCTTATTCTACTGACGGTCATTTTTATGTTGTTTGAAGCCAGTAGCATACCGGTGCGATTACATACTGCGCTGGCCGACCCGGATATGAAGATGCAATATATCGATCGCTTTATACGTTCGGTAAACAGTTATCTTGCTATTAAAACCGTAGTCAGTCTTGCTACCGGGCTTATTATCGGCACGTGGCTTTATATCATGCAGGTTGATCATTTTCTGCTGTGGGCCGTGCTGGCATTTATGCTTAATTATATACCGAATATCGGCTCCATTATTGCGGCGCTCCCGGCAGTGCTGATTGCCTTCGTGCAGTATGGTTTTGCGTCTGCCGGCTTAGCGGCGCTGGGCTTTGTTCTGGTAAATACCATTATGGGCAACCTGATTGAACCGCGCCTTATGGGGCGGGGTATGGGACTATCTACACTGGTGGTCTTTCTGTCACTGATCTTCTGGGGATGGTTGCTGGGCACGGTAGGAATGCTGTTATCGGTGCCGCTTACAATGGTTGTGAAAATAGCCCTGGAGTCACGTTCTGAAAGTCGCTGGTTAGCCATTCTGTTATCTAGCGCCAGCGACAAAAAAGCGGTGGCTTAG
- the trpD gene encoding anthranilate phosphoribosyltransferase — MFDATDVLNTLYAGESLSQTQSFALFNSIMHGEQPDAVVAAVLIALKLKKESPAEIAGAASAMVSNALPFPTPTYPFADIVGTGGDGHNTINISSAAGVVAAACGIKVAKHGNRSVSSRSGSADLFRQFGVNLEISPDTARACLDEANFSFLFAPVYHAGMRHAAPVRASLKTRTLFNILGPLANPAGPSYGVFGVYSADLLDAYAQTLMLLGQHRALIVHGSGLDELALHGPTNVVDLEHGDIRHYSVTPKDFGLQEYPLSAIEGGDPDDNKKLVEAALAGEGHEAHRAAIAMNCGALLKVTGTVNTFKQGAELAMSKMEEGAPLAVLEQVATISQRESNHG; from the coding sequence ATGTTTGATGCCACAGATGTGCTAAATACGCTTTATGCAGGTGAATCTTTGTCCCAGACGCAATCTTTTGCATTGTTTAACAGCATCATGCACGGCGAGCAGCCCGATGCGGTCGTTGCCGCTGTATTGATTGCACTTAAACTGAAAAAAGAATCCCCTGCGGAGATCGCCGGCGCCGCTAGCGCTATGGTTTCCAACGCATTACCCTTCCCTACGCCAACTTATCCGTTTGCAGATATTGTTGGTACTGGTGGAGACGGTCACAATACAATCAATATATCCAGTGCAGCAGGTGTTGTTGCAGCAGCCTGCGGAATTAAGGTTGCCAAGCATGGCAACCGCAGTGTGTCCTCACGTTCAGGCTCCGCCGACCTGTTTCGCCAGTTTGGCGTTAATCTGGAAATTTCGCCCGATACAGCCCGGGCTTGTCTGGATGAGGCAAACTTCAGCTTTCTGTTTGCGCCTGTCTACCATGCAGGTATGCGCCACGCAGCACCGGTCAGGGCATCACTTAAAACGCGAACGCTGTTTAACATACTGGGTCCGCTGGCGAACCCGGCAGGCCCTAGTTATGGCGTATTCGGGGTGTACTCAGCCGACTTACTTGATGCTTACGCTCAGACTTTAATGTTACTGGGTCAGCATCGTGCCCTCATCGTTCACGGAAGTGGCCTGGATGAATTAGCGCTACACGGCCCTACAAACGTGGTCGACCTTGAGCACGGTGACATCCGTCACTACAGCGTTACGCCCAAAGACTTCGGGTTACAGGAATACCCGTTAAGTGCTATTGAAGGCGGTGATCCGGATGACAACAAGAAGCTGGTTGAAGCCGCACTTGCCGGTGAGGGGCACGAAGCACACAGAGCAGCGATTGCAATGAACTGTGGTGCATTGTTGAAAGTTACCGGTACCGTCAATACATTTAAACAAGGAGCCGAACTGGCCATGTCTAAAATGGAAGAAGGCGCACCACTTGCTGTATTAGAGCAGGTAGCCACAATCAGTCAGCGGGAGAGTAATCATGGCTAA
- the trpB gene encoding tryptophan synthase subunit beta: protein MNQLDPKFGEYGGMYVPELLIPALDQLEQAFIDAQNDPEFEKEFQALLKDYAGRPTAMTLTRNLVSNPKVKLYLKREDLLHGGAHKTNQVLGQALLTKRMGKTEVIAETGAGQHGTATALACALLGLKARIYMGAKDVERQAPNVFRMRLMGAEVIPVNAGSGTLKDAVNEAMRDWSANYDKAHYLLGTAAGPHPFPTVVREFHRMIGEETRAQIMEKEGRLPDAVIACVGGGSNAIGMFADFIDERSVRLVGVEPAGKGLHTKEHGATICTGSKGILHGSSTYIMQDEEGQIEESYSVSAGLDYPAVGPQHAHLADTGRAEYVSVTDDEALNAFKLLARKEGIIPALETAHALAHALNMADEAEDDTILVVNLSGRGDKDIGVVTKLLEDDVNG from the coding sequence ATGAATCAGTTAGATCCAAAATTCGGGGAGTACGGGGGAATGTATGTTCCTGAACTACTTATCCCCGCCCTCGATCAGCTAGAGCAGGCGTTTATAGATGCGCAAAACGACCCGGAGTTTGAGAAAGAATTCCAGGCGCTGTTAAAAGACTATGCCGGACGTCCGACTGCGATGACCCTTACCCGCAATCTGGTCAGTAACCCTAAAGTAAAGTTGTACCTTAAACGGGAAGATTTACTTCACGGCGGTGCACACAAAACGAATCAGGTACTGGGCCAGGCGCTGCTAACCAAACGTATGGGTAAAACCGAGGTTATCGCTGAGACAGGCGCTGGTCAGCACGGTACCGCGACCGCCCTCGCCTGTGCGCTACTGGGTTTGAAAGCACGTATTTATATGGGGGCAAAGGATGTCGAGCGGCAGGCACCTAATGTATTCAGAATGCGCCTGATGGGTGCTGAGGTAATCCCGGTAAATGCGGGTTCCGGAACTCTTAAAGATGCTGTTAATGAGGCAATGCGAGACTGGTCTGCTAATTACGACAAAGCGCATTATCTGTTGGGAACAGCTGCAGGCCCGCATCCCTTCCCGACAGTTGTTCGGGAATTTCATCGTATGATTGGTGAAGAAACCCGCGCACAGATAATGGAAAAAGAAGGCCGTTTGCCTGATGCTGTCATTGCGTGTGTTGGCGGTGGATCTAATGCTATTGGCATGTTTGCCGACTTTATTGATGAGCGAAGTGTCAGACTGGTCGGTGTTGAACCAGCCGGCAAAGGACTTCATACCAAAGAACACGGTGCCACCATTTGTACCGGGTCGAAAGGTATCCTCCATGGTTCCAGCACCTACATCATGCAGGACGAAGAAGGACAAATTGAAGAAAGCTATTCGGTGTCCGCAGGCCTCGATTATCCTGCAGTCGGCCCGCAGCATGCGCATCTGGCAGATACAGGCCGTGCTGAATATGTTTCGGTTACAGATGACGAGGCACTCAACGCCTTCAAATTATTAGCTCGCAAAGAAGGTATTATTCCTGCGCTGGAAACAGCCCACGCCCTGGCGCATGCGCTTAACATGGCCGATGAGGCAGAAGACGACACAATTTTAGTGGTCAATTTATCCGGCCGGGGTGATAAAGACATCGGTGTTGTGACGAAGTTACTGGAGGACGATGTTAATGGATAG
- the trpA gene encoding tryptophan synthase subunit alpha: MDRYAAMFSALEQKNQGAFVPFVTLGDPDLQTSEKIIDTLIESGADALELGLPYSDPIADGPTIQAASIRARKSKVTTDDCFSLLSRIRERHPDIPVGLLLYSNLVMASGLDNFYERAAKAGVDSVLIADVPLREAARFIDAATSHGIKQILIAPPNASEETLEQIGKQSSGYTYLLGRAGVTGAETAVQIPAASLVQNLSKYNCAPPLLGFGISKPEQVKAAIEAGAAGAISGSATVNIIAQHLEDLQTMLSELGKFVSNMKAATQKES; encoded by the coding sequence ATGGATAGATATGCAGCAATGTTCAGCGCCCTTGAACAAAAAAACCAGGGTGCATTCGTCCCTTTTGTCACGCTTGGGGACCCGGATCTTCAAACCAGTGAAAAAATCATTGATACGCTGATAGAGAGCGGCGCTGATGCACTTGAACTTGGCCTTCCCTATTCAGACCCAATTGCCGATGGTCCGACTATTCAGGCTGCCAGTATCCGCGCCCGGAAAAGTAAAGTAACAACAGACGACTGCTTTTCGCTGCTCAGCCGTATTCGTGAGCGCCACCCTGATATTCCGGTAGGGTTGCTGTTATATAGCAACCTGGTCATGGCCAGCGGGCTGGATAACTTCTACGAGCGCGCGGCAAAAGCTGGTGTGGACTCGGTACTGATCGCCGATGTACCTTTGCGTGAGGCCGCCCGTTTCATCGATGCAGCAACATCCCATGGCATTAAACAGATTCTTATTGCACCGCCTAATGCGAGCGAAGAAACGTTAGAGCAAATTGGAAAGCAGTCATCAGGTTATACCTATCTGCTGGGCCGTGCCGGCGTAACCGGCGCAGAAACAGCGGTACAAATACCCGCTGCCTCTTTGGTCCAAAACCTGAGCAAGTATAACTGCGCTCCGCCGCTGCTTGGTTTCGGGATCTCAAAACCAGAGCAGGTGAAAGCAGCGATTGAAGCCGGTGCTGCTGGTGCTATCAGCGGCTCTGCAACGGTAAATATTATTGCACAGCACCTGGAGGACCTGCAGACCATGCTCAGCGAGCTGGGTAAATTTGTGAGCAACATGAAAGCTGCCACCCAAAAGGAAAGCTGA
- a CDS encoding PepSY domain-containing protein: protein MKALIFAIIFSGLCTVPVAFAQQVPPKEASLSKSQAAEKAQKQVRGRVLKVEQDRDNYRVKVLKKSGRVVSVDVDKKSGRVKRSEKDEKH, encoded by the coding sequence ATGAAAGCGTTGATTTTTGCCATTATATTTAGCGGTTTATGCACCGTGCCTGTTGCTTTTGCACAGCAGGTGCCGCCCAAAGAGGCGAGCCTGAGTAAGTCTCAGGCAGCCGAAAAAGCACAAAAACAGGTCCGTGGACGCGTACTTAAAGTCGAGCAGGACCGAGATAACTATCGGGTAAAAGTGCTGAAAAAATCTGGGCGGGTGGTATCTGTCGATGTCGATAAAAAATCCGGCAGAGTTAAGCGTTCTGAAAAAGATGAGAAACATTAA
- the folX gene encoding dihydroneopterin triphosphate 2'-epimerase: protein MNLNQATIKIKNLRLRTYIGINDDEIKNKQDVVVNVTIHYDAGRATDSDSVDDALNYKTVTKSIIALVEDNRFSLLEKLTAEVLNIAAEHHWVTFAEVEVDKPHALRFSDSVSLTLSCQK, encoded by the coding sequence ATGAATTTGAATCAGGCTACAATTAAAATTAAAAATTTACGCCTTCGCACCTATATCGGTATCAACGATGATGAAATCAAGAATAAACAGGATGTTGTAGTGAATGTAACAATCCATTATGACGCCGGTCGCGCTACCGACAGCGACAGCGTAGATGATGCACTTAACTATAAAACCGTAACAAAGTCCATCATCGCGCTGGTTGAAGATAACAGATTTTCCTTACTGGAAAAATTAACGGCAGAAGTATTGAATATTGCTGCTGAGCATCACTGGGTAACCTTTGCGGAAGTCGAAGTGGACAAACCGCACGCGCTTCGGTTCTCAGACTCAGTTTCCTTAACCCTCTCCTGCCAAAAATGA
- a CDS encoding ATP-binding protein, with protein sequence MAFVALVIFLPVTAYVLEEAYATSLTQAKVDELKLMNLSLISEFELSKAGIQMPDLLYDEQLNLPDSGFVGIIALDNEIVWQSASSLGAPDYTQLPAPPVGQTVFEKNYRLQPDKADHFLYAYTAEFARGDDFIPVQFYVLNNTSAFAAKRALFLETVWKGLAGLGVLLLLIVSAGHVLILTPVRTLIAEIKRASDGRQKQLTAHYPKEFDGLKKSINQLITTESHQRSRYKNSLGDLAHSLKTPLAVALGTTGLPDAAKDAMEQINVLIQRQLKRATAGAKGWQAPVSVKQVSEKLTRSMIVIYRHKSLAIDTEAEPDTLFYGDETDLFEVLGNLLDNACKAANKKVRVCARTLHNATVIIVEDDGPGIPVAQQQALLGRGARLDTYTEGQGIGMAVVSDLVDIYQGQIIIEDSEWGGARIQVRLPHPEMR encoded by the coding sequence TTGGCTTTCGTTGCGCTGGTTATCTTTTTACCCGTCACTGCTTATGTGCTTGAAGAGGCTTATGCCACCAGCCTGACCCAGGCAAAGGTGGACGAACTTAAGCTCATGAATTTATCGCTGATTTCAGAGTTTGAGCTTAGTAAAGCCGGCATTCAGATGCCCGACTTACTGTATGATGAGCAGCTTAATTTACCTGACTCTGGCTTTGTCGGCATCATTGCCCTTGATAATGAGATTGTCTGGCAATCGGCTTCGTCTTTAGGCGCACCTGACTATACGCAACTACCGGCGCCGCCCGTCGGCCAGACTGTTTTTGAGAAAAATTATCGTCTGCAGCCAGATAAGGCAGATCACTTTCTTTATGCATATACCGCTGAGTTCGCCCGCGGCGATGACTTTATACCTGTACAATTTTATGTGTTAAATAACACATCAGCATTCGCCGCTAAACGTGCATTATTTTTGGAAACTGTCTGGAAAGGACTGGCAGGTCTGGGCGTATTGCTATTATTAATTGTCAGTGCAGGACACGTATTAATACTGACACCGGTACGCACGCTCATAGCCGAAATTAAACGGGCCAGTGACGGCAGACAGAAACAACTTACCGCCCACTACCCTAAAGAATTTGACGGCCTTAAAAAAAGTATCAATCAGCTAATTACGACAGAATCTCATCAACGTTCGCGCTATAAAAACAGTCTGGGCGATTTGGCGCACAGTTTGAAAACACCACTGGCTGTTGCATTAGGGACAACCGGGCTACCGGATGCTGCCAAAGATGCTATGGAACAAATCAACGTTTTGATACAGCGTCAGCTTAAACGGGCTACTGCCGGAGCTAAGGGCTGGCAGGCGCCGGTATCCGTGAAGCAGGTAAGTGAGAAGCTCACCCGCAGCATGATAGTTATCTATCGGCACAAATCCCTGGCTATCGACACAGAAGCCGAACCAGATACGCTGTTTTACGGTGACGAAACGGACTTGTTTGAGGTTCTGGGAAATTTGCTGGATAACGCGTGTAAAGCCGCAAATAAAAAAGTCAGGGTATGTGCCAGAACGCTGCACAATGCCACTGTCATTATTGTTGAGGATGACGGCCCCGGTATTCCTGTGGCGCAGCAACAGGCGTTACTTGGCCGGGGAGCCAGGCTGGACACTTACACTGAAGGTCAGGGTATAGGAATGGCTGTGGTCAGCGACCTGGTGGATATTTATCAGGGCCAGATTATTATAGAAGACAGCGAGTGGGGAGGCGCCCGTATTCAGGTACGCCTGCCCCACCCCGAGATGCGCTAA
- a CDS encoding TIGR01777 family oxidoreductase — translation MRILITGGTGLIGRHLIERLHLTHEITVLTRDKSRAAERLPENVSLISSLTEIADFSTLDAIVNLAGEPIADNRWNAMQKRRICDSRWEITRELVSRIKTASQPPHTFLSGSAIGYYGRQGDTPVTEKNHQAHREFTHELCQKWENIALEASDVSRVCLLRTGIVLAKDEGALDKMTLPFKLGLGGKMGDGKQYMSWSHIEDMVKGIIFLLNEKDCEGPFNMTAPHPVTNKTFTSTLADVLHRPSFFTVPSFALKAAMGEAAEMLLTGQKVLPEKLQQAGFTFAHPDLEGALNAIFNA, via the coding sequence GTGCGTATATTGATAACAGGCGGTACTGGTTTAATCGGCAGACATCTTATTGAGCGTCTGCACTTAACTCATGAAATCACCGTGCTGACCCGGGATAAGTCTCGCGCAGCAGAGAGGTTACCCGAAAACGTATCATTGATATCCTCATTGACCGAGATTGCTGATTTCAGCACATTGGATGCGATCGTCAATCTGGCGGGAGAACCCATTGCTGACAACCGCTGGAATGCAATGCAGAAGCGACGTATTTGCGACAGTCGCTGGGAAATTACCCGCGAGCTGGTGTCCAGAATTAAAACCGCTTCGCAGCCACCCCATACATTTTTGTCAGGCTCGGCTATTGGTTATTACGGCCGTCAGGGTGATACACCGGTTACAGAGAAGAACCATCAGGCTCACAGAGAATTTACCCATGAGCTGTGTCAGAAATGGGAAAATATAGCGCTTGAGGCGAGTGATGTCAGTCGGGTATGTTTACTCAGAACCGGCATCGTACTGGCAAAAGATGAAGGCGCTCTGGATAAAATGACTTTGCCGTTCAAGCTGGGGTTAGGCGGAAAAATGGGTGATGGCAAACAGTATATGTCATGGAGCCATATCGAAGACATGGTAAAGGGGATTATATTTCTGCTTAATGAAAAGGATTGTGAGGGCCCCTTTAATATGACCGCGCCGCACCCGGTGACCAATAAAACCTTTACCAGTACGCTTGCCGATGTGCTTCATCGTCCTTCATTTTTTACTGTGCCTTCATTTGCACTTAAAGCCGCAATGGGTGAGGCAGCTGAAATGCTACTTACAGGCCAAAAAGTGTTACCTGAAAAATTACAACAGGCAGGATTTACTTTTGCGCACCCTGATTTAGAAGGCGCACTCAACGCAATTTTTAATGCGTAG